The genomic stretch CCTCATGCCCCTTCCACAATTCGGGCACCCGGTCTGGGGGGAAGCATATGAAACTCAAGCGGATGGCCTTCGGGTCCCGGAACTTGAACGCCGCTACGCCACCTGAAGCCGCTGGCAGCCGCTGTGGTCCGTCAAGCGTAATTGGCGACCAGCCATCATGCTTGGCCAGCGCCTCGCATGCCTTGCCCATATCGGTGACGACGATGGCGCAATGCTGAAACCGGGGATCGTTGCCGGTGATGTCCTTGAGGATAGGCGAGTTTTTGCCCGGCCGATCTCCCAATGCGCTGGGACCCAGGAACAGCCGGTCGGTGTCCGCGCGGTTGAAGCCGAAGACATTTGATAAAAGCCAGCCAGTGCGTTTGGCGCGGTCGACAGCAGCCGAAAGGCTTCAACCCTGGCCATGTCACCCTCTTGGCGTGCGCGCGCCGCGCCGATTTAGGAAAATGGCGTAGAGCGTATGCGATCCGCCGATG from Mesorhizobium sp. INR15 encodes the following:
- a CDS encoding VOC family protein, translated to MGDRPGKNSPILKDITGNDPRFQHCAIVVTDMGKACEALAKHDGWSPITLDGPQRLPAASGGVAAFKFRDPKAIRLSFICFPPDRVPELWKGHEGIFLGIDHSAMAVADTERSLHFYESIGLRIGSRQVNRGAEQGRLDNMAAGTATQVEVIGLEFERQLRPASGAPCLPRPRNARRKARFR